Genomic DNA from Hypomesus transpacificus isolate Combined female chromosome 19, fHypTra1, whole genome shotgun sequence:
CTTGACTTCCTCTCGTTAGGCACGCTTTAATCCATTCAGTTGACATAGTTGGTAGTAGAATAGAGAGATATGGCTGACAGAAGGAGATCCTACTCTTCATCTTACACTAGACTCAGGTAAACTGGGTTCTTGAAATCTACCATCACTGAATTCCATTGATTCCATTGATAATTCATATGAATTATATTgatacatttgaaatgatttgctTATTTGCAGTGCTAATACTAAGGAGGCCATTCCTTAATAAAAATGTTCTCTgcacttctcctctcccctgttctctcatcctctgtctctcctttcctctcttctctcccatcccatctcctccttccactcctccctctcaaCAGAAGCAGCTCCAGCCTGGCGGATCAGGTGGACGTGGATGGAGAAGTGGCAGACGACTCATTGGAGGCCGAGCGGAGACTGGAGAAAATAAGACGCAGccatgcagagaaagagaggcaggagctggaggaactGAAACAGAGACAGGTCCTGgagcagcaggagctggaggagctcaacagcaggaggggagacagacgcaggctcagggaggaggaggagtgcaggatggaggaagagaagcaACACAAACAGATGGAAGAAGTGGTGAGGCCGAAGATGCAGTTTTTTCACTTTTCAGCATACATAATGTGCAATTACaagaaaatgttgtcatgtaaTGTGCTACCGCTTACAATTTGTGAGTGTACAATATTTCGAAATTTGTTTCCATGTGATGGTAGCCTATGCTGCAGTACAGCTAGTTGTAAGTAATAACTCTTttggcaggaagagagacagaagatgcGTGAGGAGATTGAAAGGAGGAGGATGGCAgccacagagaggaggttgaagaATCTCAGCGTCTCCAGCAATGAGGGGGAAGATCATCTAAGCCCCTTTATCCCAATGAGTCCTACCTTCAAGGTACTCCTGAAGACCACACACTATACTGTAACTTGTAAAGTCATGTCAAACACATGCAAGTAATCTCAAACGTTACTCTAGCATTTAGCTTTTCATAGGTACTGTACATGCATCATCCATTCATGTTCTCTGTAAATGCATTGTCTTTTTCATGCTTCATGCCAATCCAATAGAAACTCCTCATTCAGTTTTATCCAGTAAGTCTTATGTTATATGTGTTGGTTGAAGGCTGTGATGACTGTGATTGGCTCTGGGATTTGAAGTCAGAACATTTCTTCTGGTTTTACATTGACTGCATCCAACACAATACTGCAAGCACATTACAAACCTCCCATTGTACTCCTCCAATCTGCCTCACCAGTTTAACATCCTTGAGCTGTCTTTCTGAAAGAGTTGAGAAAGGTTAATCTGACTTCCTGTGTTGACATAATCTAGTTGTGTTTTGTGTCTGCTATGTGTAAATGCATGTCATCAGCATTGCTTCCTCAGTGTAAATCGCTCGAATTGAAGCACTTGTCGAAACTGGGTATCCGATTGCCCCTTGCTGAGCATATGAGTGCTTCGCTCTAAACCATTCTAAAGTAACATTCTATGTTACATTAACTGCAGTGTCTGAAGGCATGACTTGCAGAATGGTTCTTTGCTGTACTGTAAACTGCACTGTCTGTCTCGCCTTCTGCCAATGTGCtgtcctgtgctgtgtgtgtacctacacagaatgaaatggaggaGAGAGTAACAGCAGAGAATACATGCACGGTAAGTGGATGAAGTTGCGCAAGGGTCAGAGATCTAAATGTGATTACTGGACATCTTGTGCATGCTTGCTATTTGTTGTcctgcttttttttttgtcaaatcttttcAAAGATATTTTGAGCCTTTGTTATTCTTCCATCAATTGAAATTGTTCAGCATAATGTAATGTAGTTGCCACTACAGAATGTTCACAATCTCAGGTGCAACACACCTGCAACACAAAGAAAATGCTTAGATGCCAATCCAATGTTCTTTTTTTCCACCATTTAGATTAATGAAAGGACAGAGTCTCTAAACCGCTCTCTGAAGAAAAGGTGAGTCAGTACTGCATGACTAAATGCCTTAGTTTAAGAAAGGCTATATGGCGATCAAAGGATCCAAAGGTGAGAATACCCTGGTTCCCATCCTCAACACACAATAAACCCAACATCAAGAGTACAAGTGGGTACTAATTGAGCAGAAGGAAGTATCACTGTAAGCAGATCCTGAACACCATGTGAATGAAAATGCATGACAGTGAGATAGAATAGTGTCGGACTTGACAGCTGCTACAGTCTCTCTTTTTGTATTCCATCCCTCTTTGTCAGTAGGTGATTTACAGTCGGACTGCTGTAAGTTAAACCAGATGTGGcctccatgtttttttttgttgagctGAGAGGCTCCTTATTGTCTGCAGTCGCACATTATTGACACTAACCAGTTAGCCTGCTGTGCTATGTACAAAAATTAAGAAACATTGAGGgatgaaaaacaaaacagcaaCTTTAAACCAGACATGCAGTGTCTGAAGAGTGCTAAATAATTTATTTTGGGGTTGCAGCCTTTTGCATTGCCAGCAATAATGGTTTGGATAGGTGATTTATTGCCTCAAAATAATCATTAAGTATGTTTTTGCATTGGGCACAGTCATGGGGAATGTGTACACAAACAGTTTGCTGCAGGATCACACACTGTGAACCTGATTGAACACATACTACCTACCCTGGCTCTCCTGACAAAGATGATAACACCATAAAATGAACTCAAACACCTTCCTATACAAAGCATATGTCTCTGTCTCAGTGGCTGAAAGAGACTTTGAAAGACAAAATTTAATTAGTATTTAAACTTTGATAAACTTTGATAAACTTTGCAATGAATACTGTTAGTGGCCATcatacagaccacacacaaacactacaacATCCAGTAGGATTAAACCCATTTCCTAAAACATTCCTTTGTTTTAAACAGTAACAGCCTAAGGAAGACTCTGCCACCCGTGGCTGTCTCTAAGATCGACAACAGGCTGGAACAGTACACTCAAGCCATCGAGGTAATGCTACACCCCTATCTCTATGCAGTTGCTTAGGTTTAAAGATTAAAAGTCTAATATGTATTCACATTGATTTATAGGATAGTGTCACCCAATACATTAACAAGGAGTCAGCCCTTGAGCACACCTGTCCCAGTCACTCGTCTTGTAGGGTCATGTTGCTCTCTTATAGACTCACGTAAGGTGACATTATGCCCATTCAACTTGACACAAGATCAAAGTTGTTTCACACAATGTGAATTTCAGGGCACCTCAGGCTGTGCTCACCTGTATTTGTTCCAAGCCAATGGACTGGGCTTGTTCTTCCTGTAGGGAGGTGTGCTGTGCTGCCAGGTGGTGAGCTCAGAGCAGATGTTTCTGGGATGTGAAATCATCCTTATTGTTCAATGGCACAGATACCATTACCATAAAATATAGACAGGACATACATATAGTGAAAAAAAACCTTGGTCTAAATAGACTGAATAGCTCAACATCCTAAAATGATTTCCCCAGATTTCCCAGAGCCTTGCATGATGTAATCAACTGAGCCTTCAATCCTTAACCTCACTAGATCTCCACAAAGGAAGCCAAGGCAGCCAAACAGGCTTTGATGGACCTTCCAAGTCCCACTGAGCCTGTCGCAGCCAAGAAGAACCTGTTTGAAGCTGGAGATGCCTGGGGCCAATGCTCCACTAAAGGCACACCATCCAAGGTAAGGCCTTTCATTCACATCTTTACAAATTGTTAATGTTTAAGAATCAAATGTTGAGAACATGAGAAAAGCTCTAGGGAGCACATAATCAATGGAAATTTGATAATAGTAATGAATAATATTGAGGCCTGTCATTTTGTCTCATCGGTGACAAAGGATTATTCATCACTGTCCCAGGACCCAGAGGGTATAAAAGTCGGTGTGGCTAACCTCATCACCCAATGGGTGAGAGGGAGCTCTGATGGTTCCTGCAAAAACTCCTCCTCCAAACCAGCAGTGAGTAAACAATGACTCCCAACTGTATTTCAAGAGATATTCATGAATGTGTCCCCTGTACATTTCTATCAAGCTTTAAATCATCAATGtatatttgtattcattctgTTGAAGAACAATTTAAAAAGTAATGCACAACTACTCTCCATGACAACTTTTAGGCTTTTAGGATGGTCCTACATTTGCACAGATTATTTCTCTTACCTTTCAGTTTTCTCTTCAACTGTCTACATGTCTGGTATCCTTTTTACCCTTTCCTTACTTGAGGTACCTCTCTATTTCCTCTCTTTTTCATACCTTTACATTCCTCTCTAAGCTTTAGTGTGAATGGCCTAATACAAACCTGTAACTCATTAGTGATGCACTCTATAAAAGTCAAGTAAAACAAGTTGTGTAAAGAAACACTTTACACATCAACTTTACACACAGGTTAGTCAAATTGAAAGAAAGTATGCCCCCTTGTGGAAAAGTACTCCTAACTCCAACTACTGCACACTGCACTCAGTCACATTGCACCTTTACTTTATGTACCAGATATACAGTCATAGTATACACTTTAAAATAGTGTGTTAGCTCGATTCAAGTGTTTGCTTTTCTTTTGACAGGAAATAAAGCCAGGTGATGTGCTAAACAAGAAGAATCTGTGGGAGAATTTAGGAGACACATCATCCTCTGGGAGAGGCGAGAgggtatgtttcaagtaatgtTTAGGTACATTGTAAAACTGAAAATAATTCAGTATTGCAATATTATTTGTATTCAGTTATCTTGCCAAGGTTTGAATATAATTTAAAGatctgtcaaatgtatttactCACAAATCTATTTTCAGGGGGCCTCTGGTAAAAGATACAAATATGTGGTAACGGGACATGGAAAGTACGAGAAAGTCCCAGTGACTGAGGACTATGACGAATACTCAAATTGAAAATCAAGTAAGTCATTAATCATCAAAATTAAGTGAATTaaaacatgactgaatgaaCAAATTATTTGTATAAAACAATTCCTCCCCTCTCAGACAACTGTATTTATAACTTTGTTCGAGCAGTCTACAGTTACATTATACTGTATTCATTGCATACCTCAATTTCCTTCGGATCACAGCATGTGATCTGTGCATGTTGTTTCAGTTTCGTAGCCCGAACTTGTCCTTGTGGCGCTGGTAAGGAATTGACTGGTAAAGTGTTAAGGCACTTGGGGGTCAAAACAACAATGTTGAGACTATTGCTTATCATTTAGCTTTATATAAACATCTCAAAATACATTATACACAGCTACTCTATAATGTACAGTACcatcaaaagtttggacacgtgtccaaacttttgattgGTACTGTACATGTCTAGAAACTATATATACAGTActaactaataaataaaaactgatTCAATAAAATACACAAAAATGGTTTGCTAATGGGGTTTTCATGGCATTTTATACAGTTTTCAGTGACTGTTATGAAACAAACATCCGAAAGCAGCTGGCTAAaacaaaagttaaaaaaatatttttcacaaTTAGCTTTCATTTCAAACGTTATGCGTAGAAGAAGAATACAagaagagaaaacaaaacacttgGCTGAACAAAACATGCTTACAATAGCTATTGCAACAAAACAATCATCATCTTGGACTCACTcttgtgtccatgtgtatttCTTTACATCTCCCTACAGAATACCAATGAGATACATCTACAGTTCAATGTGAAAAAGTGACCATACCCTTCCTAAATCCTACTTTCTTATCCATTCAGTACAACTGCGTTCTGTCCTCATAGAGCAATCCATGTCCCACCTCATTCATTGAACAAGTTATGAAGGATCCATTATCTGTTATTTCTATTTCACCTTTTCTTCATCACGAAGCAAATCGATAACGTGTCTTTAACCGTCTCTTTCTATATCCACATACCAACTTCAACGTCAAATCTGCTTATTTCACAGCTACACTCTTGTCATTCTCCCTTCTGCTTTCTTTATCCAGGAATGTACAAACAAGATCACATTTTGTACCATAGGCCTACTTAAGTCTACTCTACAATTACAATAATCAatgcttaaaaaaatatatatttttcctgATTCATGCTAGAAACACAAAACCCAACATAAAAAACGATCTACATGCATCAAAAATGTCAGCTAAACTTTTCACATGAATAACTTGTGTAAAAGCCAATGCCTTAGCTTTTAAACAATGCATTTTGCTACATATTGATAAACACTCTTTCAAAGTGTGACAACTGATAGATCCTGTGATGTGTATGACTAAGTAATGGACAGTGTATGACTTAGTAATGGACAGAATACCATTAAGGTTCTTTCTGGAGTGAAAACATAAACATAATCTTTCATTTATCAATTCAAGTGTGTTATACTTTAACTCAGTTCAGGCATCAGCAGTTGTTTGTTTCAAAGTGCCAAACCCTTTGGCAGTTCTATTAAAGTCCTTAGGTTCCTCATCCTGATTTTTACGACCAATCAGACCCATCTCAAACACAGACGCAATTTTGGTGAGAGGCTTTTCAGCAGCCtccttcagcttcctagcatcaAACCGTGGGCTGTACAGAAGAATTGGCAACCGACTGACAAAAGATGGGACTTCTATCTGATTGTCTGTTGAAGTCATATTTTTGGAATCATTCTTATTTGACTTTATCTGCTTCATGATGTTCTCCTTAGTGGAGAACATCTGAAAGAGCATAGCGTCCCACATCTTCAATGCCCTGGGTTCCATATTTTCCTTGACTACCTCCTGTGCTTTAGGCTGACCTTTGGATTTATTGTCTGGTTTTCTCTTGTCAGTGTTCTTTTCACAGCCACTGGAGTCTTTCACAGATTCTGGGGGTTCTGGAAACTGGGGTTCATCTGGTTCAACAACCATGTGTTTTTTAAGTCGTGTCCATCCACTGAGTTTGGCCTTTAGACCCTTGGGTTTAAGTACTGCCTTGGATATTTCTGCAATCTTCTTTTTGTCAGCAGTTGAAGATGCTGTTGATGTCGGGAACTTCGTAGAGTCCGTCTCTTGTGTTGATTTCCCCGGGGAAGCTGTAGCAAGTGGTTCCGTAACTTCCTTGTCTGCTAGTCCAGCCTTTGACAGAGATGGCGGAGACATTCCTCTGTTTGTGGATGGCCCTTTTATTGAGACTGAGGCCTGAGGCAAAGAGGCAGGAGTGGTAGAGTCAATCACAGCGGCTTTAGATATGGATGGTTTCATCACAGTGGCTATTGCAGGGTTTGAGGAGGATATACTTTCAATGGCAGACTCTATAGCAGGTTGCATGTTTATGGTAGGCTTGTTAGTTGGGATGGACTCAGAAGAAGATTTTATTGAGTCTTTTGTTTCTATAAGAGATTTTGTAAGTTTGGTTTCTACGGCAGGGCTTAAGTAGGAATTTTTCTCCATCTGCTTTGTGGAGGGTTGATCCTTTATAGCAGGTTGGTTAGTTGGGGCAGGCATGGGAACAGGCTTCATAGGGTCTTTGGTCCCAATATTCAATTTCGAAACAGGTTTAGTTTCTGAAGTAAGATTTAAGGGGGCCTCTAAATCTGAAGAGGTCTGTATTAAAGGCTGTGCATTTACATTATTCTTGTTAGTTTGTTTACATTCTGGGAAAGGGAAATCTTTTGTATCAATTGTGGGATTGGTAACATTTCTTACATTTACAGTAGGCTTGTTAGTCATTGTATGCTTGGAAATGGGTTTTGGGGAAGCTTCCTTCAGTACTAAAGGTTTTGGAAGTTGTTTACCTTCAATTGTTGAATGTGAGAAGGATCTTGTTTCAGGGGTGAACATGGTGGAGGGCTTTACATCAATGGCCAGCTTTGTTGGTTGCTGGCTTCCCATGGTTGAGTTTGTTGGAGGGCTGATTGGAACAATATGTTCCATGGAAAGACTATTTGTTGACAACAGTGTGTCTAAAGTAGGTTTACTGGCCCTTGTCATTTCTGTGTGAGACTTTCTAATCTGTAAAGTTTCTGTGCTGGGTTTGTTTGAGAGTTTGGTTTCTGTCATAGGTTTGCTGGTTATTACATTTCTTATGATATGTTTGTTTGGAAGATTTTCTTCAGTGATTGGTGTGCTGGGCAGATAGCTTTCAGATGTCACTATGCCAGGCTGTGGTCCTACTAAACATTTAATAGGCTTGCTCTGTAATTCAGTTTGAATGGTATATGTTTTATGGAGATTTGATCCTATTATAGCCTTGATGGGTAGATCATTGTCTATAACAGGCTTgctgtgttgttttgttgtaGGCGTCTCATGCACTTTTATATCTGGTAAGGGTTTGTTAGATACATTGAATCCTTTGGTTGATGTGCTGTTGAGATTGTTTTGTATGCTAGGTTTTCTGGATAAACTGTTGTCTATGGTGGCCTTGCTGAAAAGATTGCATGAAGTTTCCGGGCTAGGTATGCTACTATGTTTTGTTTCTGCAAATGGTAGATTAAAAGGCTTTTTGCTTTGAGTTGAAGATTTTGCAGATAGTATGGCTTCTACAGCCATCTGAGGTGGTACTTTATTTACAATTGACATTGTGCTGAATGTGCTGGGTTGTGCTTCCATACTTAGTTTACTGGGCAATGTAGTTTCAATGACTggctttttgtattttatttttgacttgttaGGTAGAGCTGA
This window encodes:
- the LOC124481639 gene encoding non-muscle caldesmon-like isoform X1, with translation MSNSILKRNSSKQGLQNLLRVTAQRSVEDAEEIERERRRRARERQQGQGLPLRPTGPALDNGLHTEGALCDSELKSGCQVALEEDEGFSDWTQRLEKHKQRHIEEQEARDDRGLQFNGNYRPSPKSDSVPNEHEEEWERSVNRKTQDVSKTFTDDKVTEKTKEVRISYTSKVFMPQDTRHLNTTGDGVERTTYLVAGKLSPRSSSSLADQVDVDGEVADDSLEAERRLEKIRRSHAEKERQELEELKQRQVLEQQELEELNSRRGDRRRLREEEECRMEEEKQHKQMEEVEERQKMREEIERRRMAATERRLKNLSVSSNEGEDHLSPFIPMSPTFKKLLIQFYPNEMEERVTAENTCTINERTESLNRSLKKSNSLRKTLPPVAVSKIDNRLEQYTQAIEISTKEAKAAKQALMDLPSPTEPVAAKKNLFEAGDAWGQCSTKGTPSKDYSSLSQDPEGIKVGVANLITQWVRGSSDGSCKNSSSKPAEIKPGDVLNKKNLWENLGDTSSSGRGERGASGKRYKYVVTGHGKYEKVPVTEDYDEYSN
- the LOC124481639 gene encoding non-muscle caldesmon-like isoform X3; translation: MSNSILKRNSSKQGLQNLLRVTAQRSVEDAEEIERERRRRARERQQGQGLPLRPTGPALDNGLHTEGALCDSELKSGCQVALEEDEGFSDWTQRLEKHKQRHIEEQEARDDRGLQFNGNYRPSPKSDSVPNEHEEEWERSVNRKTQDVSKTFTDDKVTEKTKEVRISYTSKVFMPQDTRHLNTTGDGVERTTYLVAGKLSPRSSSSLADQVDVDGEVADDSLEAERRLEKIRRSHAEKERQELEELKQRQVLEQQELEELNSRRGDRRRLREEEECRMEEEKQHKQMEEVEERQKMREEIERRRMAATERRLKNLSVSSNEGEDHLSPFIPMSPTFKKLLIQFYPNEMEERVTAENTCTINERTESLNRSLKKSNSLRKTLPPVAVSKIDNRLEQYTQAIEISTKEAKAAKQALMDLPSPTEPVAAKKNLFEAGDAWGQCSTKGTPSKDPEGIKVGVANLITQWVRGSSDGSCKNSSSKPAEIKPGDVLNKKNLWENLGDTSSSGRGERGASGKRYKYVVTGHGKYEKVPVTEDYDEYSN
- the LOC124481639 gene encoding non-muscle caldesmon-like isoform X4 produces the protein MSNSILKRNSSKQGLQNLLRVTAQRSVEDAEEIERERRRRARERQQGQGLPLRPTGPALDNGLHTEGALCDSELKSGCQVALEEDEGFSDWTQRLEKHKQRHIEEQEARDDRGLQFNGNYRPSPKSDSVPNEHEEEWERSVNRKTQDVSKTFTDDKVTEKTKEVRISYTSKVFMPQDTRHLNTTGDGVERTTYLVAGKLSPRSSSSLADQVDVDGEVADDSLEAERRLEKIRRSHAEKERQELEELKQRQVLEQQELEELNSRRGDRRRLREEEECRMEEEKQHKQMEEVEERQKMREEIERRRMAATERRLKNLSVSSNEGEDHLSPFIPMSPTFKNEMEERVTAENTCTINERTESLNRSLKKSNSLRKTLPPVAVSKIDNRLEQYTQAIEISTKEAKAAKQALMDLPSPTEPVAAKKNLFEAGDAWGQCSTKGTPSKDYSSLSQDPEGIKVGVANLITQWVRGSSDGSCKNSSSKPAEIKPGDVLNKKNLWENLGDTSSSGRGERGASGKRYKYVVTGHGKYEKVPVTEDYDEYSN
- the LOC124481639 gene encoding non-muscle caldesmon-like isoform X5, which translates into the protein MSNSILKRNSSKQGLQNLLRVTAQRSVEDAEEIERERRRRARERQQGQGLPLRPTGPALDNGLHTEGALCDSELKSGCQVALEEDEGFSDWTQRLEKHKQRHIEEQEARDDRGLQFNGNYRPSPKSDSVPNEHEEEWERSVNRKTQDVSKTFTDDKVTEKTKEVRISYTSKVFMPQDTRHLNTTGDGVERTTYLVAGKLSPRSSSSLADQVDVDGEVADDSLEAERRLEKIRRSHAEKERQELEELKQRQVLEQQELEELNSRRGDRRRLREEEECRMEEEKQHKQMEEVEERQKMREEIERRRMAATERRLKNLSVSSNEGEDHLSPFIPMSPTFKNEMEERVTAENTCTINERTESLNRSLKKSNSLRKTLPPVAVSKIDNRLEQYTQAIEISTKEAKAAKQALMDLPSPTEPVAAKKNLFEAGDAWGQCSTKGTPSKDPEGIKVGVANLITQWVRGSSDGSCKNSSSKPAEIKPGDVLNKKNLWENLGDTSSSGRGERGASGKRYKYVVTGHGKYEKVPVTEDYDEYSN
- the LOC124481639 gene encoding non-muscle caldesmon-like isoform X6, translating into MSNSILKRNSSKQGLQNLLRVTAQRSVEDAEEIERERRRRARERQQGQGLPLRPTGPALDNGLHTEGALCDSELKSGCQVALEEDEGFSDWTQRLEKHKQRHIEEQEARDDRGLQFNGNYRPSPKSDSVPNEHEEEWERSVNRKTQDVSKTFTDDKVTEKTKEVRISYTSKVFMPQDTRHLNTTGDGVERTTYLVAGKLSPRSSSSLADQVDVDGEVADDSLEAERRLEKIRRSHAEKERQELEELKQRQVLEQQELEELNSRRGDRRRLREEEECRMEEEKQHKQMEEVEERQKMREEIERRRMAATERRLKNLSVSSNEGEDHLSPFIPMSPTFKINERTESLNRSLKKSNSLRKTLPPVAVSKIDNRLEQYTQAIEISTKEAKAAKQALMDLPSPTEPVAAKKNLFEAGDAWGQCSTKGTPSKDYSSLSQDPEGIKVGVANLITQWVRGSSDGSCKNSSSKPAEIKPGDVLNKKNLWENLGDTSSSGRGERGASGKRYKYVVTGHGKYEKVPVTEDYDEYSN
- the LOC124481639 gene encoding caldesmon, smooth muscle-like isoform X7 — its product is MSNSILKRNSSKQGLQNLLRVTAQRSVEDAEEIERERRRRARERQQGQGLPLRPTGPALDNGLHTEGALCDSELKSGCQVALEEDEGFSDWTQRLEKHKQRHIEEQEARDDRGLQFNGNYRPSPKSDSVPNEHEEEWERSVNRKTQDVSKTFTDDKVTEKTKEVRISYTSKVFMPQDTRHLNTTGDGVERTTYLVAGKLSPRSSSSLADQVDVDGEVADDSLEAERRLEKIRRSHAEKERQELEELKQRQVLEQQELEELNSRRGDRRRLREEEECRMEEEKQHKQMEEVEERQKMREEIERRRMAATERRLKNLSVSSNEGEDHLSPFIPMSPTFKINERTESLNRSLKKSNSLRKTLPPVAVSKIDNRLEQYTQAIEISTKEAKAAKQALMDLPSPTEPVAAKKNLFEAGDAWGQCSTKGTPSKDPEGIKVGVANLITQWVRGSSDGSCKNSSSKPAEIKPGDVLNKKNLWENLGDTSSSGRGERGASGKRYKYVVTGHGKYEKVPVTEDYDEYSN
- the LOC124481639 gene encoding non-muscle caldesmon-like isoform X2, which gives rise to MSNSILKRNSSKQGLQNLLRVTAQRSVEDAEEIERERRRRARERQQGQGLPLRPTGPALDNGLHTEGALCDSELKSGCQVALEEDEGFSDWTQRLEKHKQRHIEEQEARDDRGLQFNGNYRPSPKSDSVPNEHEEEWERSVNRKTQDVSKTFTDDKVTEKTKEVRISYTSKVFMPQDTRHLNTTGDGVERTTYLVAGKLSPSSSSLADQVDVDGEVADDSLEAERRLEKIRRSHAEKERQELEELKQRQVLEQQELEELNSRRGDRRRLREEEECRMEEEKQHKQMEEVEERQKMREEIERRRMAATERRLKNLSVSSNEGEDHLSPFIPMSPTFKKLLIQFYPNEMEERVTAENTCTINERTESLNRSLKKSNSLRKTLPPVAVSKIDNRLEQYTQAIEISTKEAKAAKQALMDLPSPTEPVAAKKNLFEAGDAWGQCSTKGTPSKDYSSLSQDPEGIKVGVANLITQWVRGSSDGSCKNSSSKPAEIKPGDVLNKKNLWENLGDTSSSGRGERGASGKRYKYVVTGHGKYEKVPVTEDYDEYSN